In Synchiropus splendidus isolate RoL2022-P1 chromosome 15, RoL_Sspl_1.0, whole genome shotgun sequence, the genomic stretch TCTCCGGGTTCATTTGAATGTTGTGAACGTCAGGCTGGGAGGACTGTCCTCTTGTTCTGTGAACATTATCTCAGCGCTGTTGGTGACGCAGAGCTGAGGCTCGGTTGGATACAAGGATGCAGTTGTCAAATTCTTAGAGGACAACAGGCTGACTTGGATCAAAGATGAGGCTTGTGGTCAGTGGACCGACATGGACCACAAAACCAAGAAGAATATAACAAAAAactaattaataaaataaaagaaatcattttccatttcatctGCTCAAGTcgatatgaaatatgaaattccatctgaaaaatataatataaagagATACAGTATAATATAAAGAAATAATGTGCTATTATTTTTAGGCAGCATTTTTTCTGGTAAAACTATCACAtttatgtgatttatttatatttttttaaataactgctTCATACAAAATATAGTTTTCATCTAAGAATTTAAAACTGTCTGCATGACATTATATTAAAAACATTCTTCGTTCTACATGACTCGAACCTAACTATAACTAAACGGTGTGAATGTTCACTAATGCTGAACCTGCTAGGGAGTGTTGACACTTGTGAAAGCAGGATCTGTGCTGTTGCCGTCACTGCCTTGACTTTTTGTTGACAATTTAAGGTCCTTCAATGATTCAGGGTCCGCAGGGCCCACTAATGACTGTAGTGCAGAAAAGATGGGTCGCCATCTGTCCTGGCGGAAGCTTGATACAGCATTAGAAATAAACGGTATTAACTACCTTGCTAGGATCCacttcctcctgcagctctggGACTCGGGGACTCTGGGTGTCACGTGCAACTGAGGACACGGAAGAGAGACGAAGAACAGAGCAGAGCAACTCCACAGGGTGATCTGGTCTGTGTGAACATAAAAAGATTTTTTCGTGAAATTAATGTTCTGGGTTCTGAAATGAAAATCTCTGCGTTTTAGTTCAGAAATTAAGAATCACCTTGAACAGGTGGGTCGAAGGCTGGTGGGCTGCGCGTCAGCAGAAACTCCGGAAAGACTTGAAACCTCTGGAACTCTTGACTTGGTGGGCGTCACCAGTGGTCCCTGGCCCTGGTGGGCTGGCACCACAGACCAGCTCGGATGGAAGGAACCTGCAGCTGAGCTGCGACTTCGTTCAACCAGCCCTGACCTCACAGACCTGCTTCACAAACTAGGGGGGAAACCAGCATCATTAATGCAATTATCATGTAATAACCGATCAacacgtgtgagtgtgttctgGCTTGTTAACTAGTGATGCGGTTTATTTGCTCATTCACACTCTGCTCCAGCAAGTGAGTCTCCCTCTGACCTGGAGAGTCGTGCTCCAGTGTTCGGAGCAGCAGCGCACCAAACTCCAAGACAAAGGTCAGCAGAGGGAAAGCTGTTTCACTCAGCTGGACTCTCCAGAGGACCACACTTTGAACATGTCTCCATGAAAGCGTTACAAACAGGCAGATGCTCTTATCGACATCATAAATATTCACAGGAAGTAATGAAAAAGTCAAAGAGGTCTGGTCTGATCTGTGTCTCCTCATTCAGATGGGTGATCCAGGGACAGACCCTCGGAACTCAACCCACACAGCTCAGGAGGTAAAATGCAGTCCACTTTATTgcaaaataaaagacatttaTTAAATATCTTCACACTAAAAAGGCAGAGTGACTGAAGCGATTGAGATCCAGAGTGTGAGTGCAGGTGAAGGAGAGCTCCTGCAGCGCCGTCACGTCTTCTTCGCGCTCTTTTCCAACACCCAGTCGATGACCTGCAGCGACAGGATTCTGTTCCTCATTCCACTCATCCATCAAAGAGAAGTGGGAATATGTGCATCAGGTGTGAGTGGTGTCACCTGCTTGACGTTGCTGGCGGCCGCTTTCTTCATCTCGTCATGGAGGCCGCGGGATGTCTTGAGATCCTGAGACCAAGTCACATGATCCATCAGccatttctctctcttttaTGGTGAAATTAAAAATGTCCCTTCATCTGGATTTCTCCAATCAAGTCACTATTTAAACATGTCTCCCGAATTCATATTCTCAAGGCAATTTGATCCCAGCGTGGTGCCAAGATGACAGTCTCGGATGGAAGAAGGGGCGCTGACGGAGAAATGTGAATGGAGCAACGGTCGTAGGCGGCGCAATGAGACTCACCCTCAGGTAGAACTTGGAGATATCAAACAGCCTCTTGCTGCAGGGCTGGAAGCACTTGTGGTCGGCTCCGATCCCGTGGAGCGTAAGGGTCTTGGCCACCACGTCCTGCAGCATCTGAGGCGCAAGCACACATGAAAAACAGTGGCTTGAAACCAAGTGTATTTCCTCTATTACTGCCCACATTATAGCAACTAAAAACATTTGAACCCGACTGTGACAGCAAACATGGTTTCTAATCCTTGTTTTACATCATAGAGCACACAAACCAATTGTACATCTGGGAACTTTCAAAACCTCCAATATACACGCTTGGCTACTTAAGGACACTAGAGAGTCAGTGGGACAGCACATATCTCACTTTCAAACTGTGactttgacattaaagcactgtatatattttatcaACATAGTTCATGTTAAATATATTTCGACTGCAATGCGCTGAATCAGACATCAGGTGGCAAAACCGTTTGCTTCTGCTCCTTCTGCTGACATGAGCTAAAAGTTTGACCAAAATGTGACCAAAACTTTTGAGTTATATTGCTCACAAATAAGGAAAACACCACATTTTTCACAGACCAAACCTGACACTGTGGAGCATCAGACACACGGAAGTCGGGAATGGGATTCAGATTAAGCTCTGAAGCGTCTTAATCAACTCGCCGTAACACACTTGTCTCCTGAAAACATGGCCAGAGCGTTGTGGCGAGAACACAGGCAAttatttgacagccgacacacACATTCCTAAAAACATAAATCTGGCTTTAATTTTGTCGCAGTGAGCGCCGGGAGAACTGTCCATAAATTATTGGCGCCGGCAGACTGCGTTTAATCCCCCTCTCCTGAACAAAAGGCCGCCACTGTTCCAGAAAAGTGCACACTGGTCCTCCCTACTAGTGAGTGATTGATAGGCCTATTCTCTTGCTTATCGTAAATCAGCGGGAGTCCAGCACAGGACGTGCGCGCTCCTCTGGTATGATGATGAATCGCATATTCAACATGATCATCGCTCTGAGCTGGGAAATAACTTGATACAATACTGTTGTTCCCAAACAAACCAGATGGAGATTGAAGAACATATTATCGATTTCAATTTCCTTGAAGTTGGTATCTTCAGATTAAAAATCACACCAGCCAGTACTGAAATCATCGGCTCCACATCTGAGCAGAGTTTAGTGTCCGGCTGTCAGGGTGTTGCAATGCTTTGGACAAGGATGTGAAATTCATCTCTCAATCTGACCGTCCGCCACTGAAGGGACGCCGAGGTGGGGCTGTCACAGTGAAGGTGCAGGGTGTTGGAGCACCCAGAGAGGGAGGATTTAATAAGACCAGCCTGAGAGGTGTGAAGTTCACAGCGCGGGAACCAGGCACCAGAGAGGCTGCAGCGCTTGCCCGTCTTTGTGCTGCATCGAGCCAGATCTAAATTGTGAACCTGAGTGAGTTGAATGACCTCACCCTGCTTTCAATACTGTCGAGACTTAATAAAGCTTTGGTGTGGGTTCTCACTGCTTCAGTTGAAACTCCGAGCAGGTGGCTGCGTGCACCAACTGCCTCTTACCCTGTTGTGTTTCTGAGAGCGAGATTCCTTTGTGGTTTTATCCTCCGATGGCTCACCACTCGTCTTCTGATCACCGGATTTTGACTTGTCTGCTGATGAGGGTTTTGCCAAACCTGTATCGGGAAGACTGACATTCAGCTTCCAGGGATGAGTTCATAATGGAAAACACAACAGCGAGACAACAAGAGCGAAGAGAGTTTAACCATGTCAAAACACTTTACCAGATGATGTCCGTcttgtggtggaggaggagcttaAGGATGAGGTGGAGTGGCACCTGCCAGGCTGCTGCCTCAGACTTCTGatagtcctgctgctgctctgaggaGCGGGAGAATCGCTGCTCTCCGACTTTGCCATCCTGAAGTGtttacacacaaacaagcatGGATATCAAAAATCTGAAAAATCAATTGGCCATCAACTGACCTCTTCTTCGACGGACCCCCAGCTGTGTCCGTGTTCCGGGACCTGAGCTTGAGTCGGGCCACGTCAGCATTCAGGAGCGTCTCTCCATCAGGAACACTTCTTGGCTCTAACATCACAGCAggcgagggggcggggcttagaGCGAATGGGAGGGCGGCAGGTTCCTTGGAGCaggttgtttgtgtttcatagCGAATCAGGCGCGACTGAAGACGGACAAAGCCCTGGTCTCGTTCCAGCGCCCGCTGCTTATCCAGGCAAAATCTGGAGGGACAAAACAAATGCAGGCAATCTAAATAGATACATTGCTCTGAAAAGCAAGTATTCCACTGCACTTAGAGTAGCAGGAAACTCTAGGAGTATTCTCAGACTTACTCGATGCCATGATAgtgggaggcagcagcagcctcGAAGGACATCTGACCAACTCTGCCCGGAGACAGATCAGGGGACAGCAGAAACGGGTTTGGGCTGAGATGGAAGAGTGGAGAAGAAAACTTTACAGGTCTGATGGATTATCCCCATGACCCGTCGATAAGACTTGTCATTTCTGAACTGGACAGTGAGTGCTCATGTGGCTCAACAGTCAACAGTATCTAGGAATAAAGCGCCGACCCTCGGGCCACAGAGAGTGGCTTCAGCTCTCCGGCAGGCTTCCCGTCCGGCGTGAAGTGCTTCAGCAGTTCCTTGGCATCCAGCAGAGTGGCAGGCGCCTTCTGACCCTCCTTCGGTCCCAGCAGGCTGTCACTGGTTCCCGGCCCGAACAAGCCAAACCTGATGAAACAAGCACTCATTACTCCCACCAAGACCAAACCAAGATGTCTCCTGGTCAAAAACCTCCTACCGTTGCTTCTGCCGTCTCTTCTGCTGGTTTTCTATGTTGTACAAGGCGCTTTTCTCTGGCCAAAGCTCCTGCTCCTCAGAGGGCTGCAGACCTACAGGCGAGGAGAGTTCAAATGTCGGCTGGTTCACACCAAACACGAGAAACTCCAGGAGTCATGGAGAGCCGGAGTCCAGCCATCGCTAACTTCATGTCAGCATAAAACACAGTCAGATTTCCAGACTATTTGTTGCACAGCTCAGCACGAATCCGACTTCACCCAAATGCATAATTAATGGAAATGAAAACGGACAATGGCAAACAAACTGAGGGAGTTTCTGCAATCACCACAAACCAATTGGGACACTGACCCCAATCACCATCTCCCAGAACCCGCCTTGTCTCGTTTCAGCATCTGTCCAACAGCACTGCAGACAACTGTCCCCAGCatcatcacaaacaaacaaacaaacaaacctcatGTCTATTTGAAACAAGCAAGTCCTGAAGACGGGAACCTCATCAGAAACAACCACTGCACCAGCTCCAGCTTCAGGGTCGGAACCCGGACGCAGGGCAGCGTGACTGAGGCTGGAGGCTGCAGGTTCATTCAGGAGATGATTGGCTCATGTTGCAGCGAGCagccgcccacacacacacactgtcattcGCAACTCTGTAGCTGCAGACAagttgatgtttaaaaaaaatgcctgaATGATTGTAGAGGCTGCTTTATGTCGCCACTTAAGTCTCTGGATCCCATGGTGGGCGAGGATTATCAGGAAAGGAACCTCACATCAGCCCTTTCTTCCGGACGTGTTTACATCACAGCAGCCTTTCTGTGTCTGAAAGGAGCTGAGGCAAGATCTTGAATGGGAACAAAGCCCAGCATCTCGGAGACGATAGTCAGACTCAGCAGTGACCACAATACAATCAAGCAAAATAAGGTTGGAATCTTAAGTGCTGTTGCTTGACTGTAAACACTCCCAACCAGGAGACTTGTACCTTCAGTGTACCTGGTTTTATTTTGGCCCTTTTTTCTGAACCTGTTCACACATTTGCGTGTCACTTCCAACATTTATGATATCATTAAAATGATCATTAACAAAGCATTTTAAAGCGGAATTGCAGGTGTCATCACCTTGTACTGCCACAGTAATTCCATGCGAGTCCACAGCACAGGAGACACACAAGTCGTAAATGAACTTAAAGGAAACAGATTAGAGCATAGAGATAAACATTTAGCTGCATAATGCGGCCAGTTGGGGGAATTAATGACCTCGTTAAACACATTATTTTGGGATGCACAAATCGCCCAAAATAATTAACATTCATCTCAGATGATCTCATTCATTAGAGAAACCAACGCGTTATTTATACCTGTGTTTCACGGTTTCCTGCAGTCAGAGCTTCAAACATGGCAGTGTGTTCTGGAGCTCTTCACGGGCAGAACATTCAAAATTGTGAATTGATTTGGCAGGGGGTCAACAACTATAACAGGAGCCACACAATTCTTCAGGCGGCTGgatgaaatattgaaacatttaaaagctaaattcatttttcttcatgaacGATCCAGACGGGGAGTCGGCTGGTGTGGTGCCCCCTCCAGAGTGCGCACACTCCACACGTCTTCTGCCTCTAACCCAATTCTTGTTTGCCTCAGCCACGTTTGATGGTCATGATTTGTCAAAATGAtagctgtgttgtgttgtgttcagcTGCAGTAGAATCATCAATAAATCATCCAAGCTTTCCTGCGTTGGTGAGCCGAGACTTGTTTTATGGCTCTTTGAGCTAAAATATGTTATTAGTTGCTCACTTCTCCTCGACGACTGTCATTATACGTGTTTCTGCACCTCACTTACAAAACGGATCGGCATGTAAAACAGCTTCATTAAGGAAACCTCCCATTGAGTGTGTGCAGTCGGTCAGCTGACCTGTTTGCGGGGagtaaaaaggcgtttttagAGAGCGAACAAAATGAAGGCGGCGGCTGACTTTTTGGGATTCAGAGTAAAACGGCAAGACTGACGTGGCGGAGGGCTGAATTTCACAGCTGCCTCGACCTTCACGGTTCCCAAAATACCTGAGCTCGTGGCTTCCATGCTCTGCTGGTCATCTGTGAGGCAGGCAGCTGTGGGCTGAGTGGACTCCACCATCTCAAAGTACCGCTCCCTGACCAGACGCAGGATGGCCTTCAGCTCAGTGACAGATATTGAAGTTGAGGACGAagtctcttctttcttttctggacaaacaagcacaaaacaaacagtgactGACTGAATGGTGAATTGAAAAGTGGAAAAGGAAAATTTCAAACAAGGAGTCAAAAAGCCACACACAAGAAAGCTCAACTTGAATCAGAATACATGCTCACTGTACAGAACAATATGCATCAAGTAGCTTTCATCTGGGTCCACTCTGGTGCAGAGTCTTCTCTGTTGATAACGGAATCGATTTTGATGGATAAATCATGAGGttaaagacattaaaaataaactagTTCCATCCGAAAGAGAGGTGCTGTGAGGTTCATGAACTCTTTTTGTTCACTTTGAAGACTGATGGAATTATACCGTGAAAGAAACACCAGGATAAATGCTAATGACCACTCTGGGCTGTttaccaagctccagaaacagAAGTAGCAAATTGCACATCCTAAATACTTCCAGCGGGAAAGCGTTCTCAGGTGCAACTTCAGTGTCAAATGAAGCTTTTGATAGACAAATAGACGGATTTAAAtacagtaaaaacagcaaagcaaGTCCAGTACTGCACTATTTTGGCTCCTAACCAGAAAGACCAAAGGAGTAGGATTGCAGCCACACACTCACTTCCTAACAAATCAAACACACCCATCTGATGGAATCAGACCAGCCAACTGAGAAGCACCAAATCCTAGTACCGAGTCATGTCGAGCTCAAGAGCTGCACAGAAAAGAGCCGTCGGGTCGCAGTGAGACACTTGTTGGCTTTTCTAATGGAGTTTAAAGGTAAACTGAGTATCATCTAGTTTGAGGCGGCTCCACAAGGTCACAGTCCAACTCACTTGTttcaccctgtctgcactctctttttCACATCAACAGACAACTGGACATCTGACCCAAATATTCACTGCCATCACTCCTATTATCAGTACTATAATACAGCTTTTGTGCACATCAAACAATCATATCTGATAAGGAGCCCAGCCATCAGTGCAAAGACACTTCAAATATACAGCAAATGATGTACATTCTTGTAATATACTTCATTTCTTTTAAGTGCTTTGACAAATGGAGGTAATAACGTAGTAATTTATAAAgctaattacatttaaaaagccAACAATCAGGAGAACAATATTTCATCACAGTCCTTATCGCCGTGTTTCATCCAATTACCAAAATGAGTTTGGCTTCAGCGAACACGTTTGCAGCCTTGGTCTCAAACTTTTTCTGGTTCGACACTCGATGCGAGCAGAGCAGAGCCATTTCTGGCAGAAGGGAGGACATCAAAGAAGCTAATCATGCCACGCACGTTTATGCCAGCAGCCAAGTTGAGGGTCACGCACGGGTCATTTAGCGAACCCAAATCCCTTCGCCGCCACGCACTCTGCATCTCCCTTGAATTCGTTATCATGAGTAACACAGATAGAGTTGAATGGATAAGAGTTCAGCAAACATGGACGACGTTTTCGCTCAAATCATTGCGTGGCGGCTGTAGTTCAAATAAATGAGCAGTAAATATGATATGCAAcctgctctgaaaatgacggtCTGTGTACCGGCTTCATGCTCTAGAACTTACTTATATAATCCTTAAGCACCATTGTCTGAAGCTGGAGCACCTTCGCCTCCCTCCTCAGCAGGTCGTTTCCTTGGAGACGGGGCAGAGAGCGGAGGATGTCGCCTGCAGTGCCGGCTAGTTGATGCGAAGAATGAAGACAAGAGCACAATAGGTGATTTGCAAACCAACTCAAGTgtgaaatatttgaatcaaactttctggaacatttcaacatttctcaATGGAAGAACGGAGTGTGAAATAGGTGCTccgagcaaaagaaaaaaaagaggggaaaaggAAACATTCATGTTAGTCTCTTCTCTCGTGGAAAATATGCCTCACTCCAAATATGCGAAAAAGCACTGTGGAACATTCTTTCATGAGCTCAGATCAAAACCTTTAAAGTATATTTCTAACAAGGTTTATCAGGCATGTTAATGCAGCCTTCTTCACTCCGATTCAACAATCCGATCATTGCCTTTTtcagggcagcagcagcattccAAGGACTTTTCTTCTCCATTCAGCTGTTCATTCGAGTGCTAAAAGGGCTCCTCCGGAGGACATATTGACTCGCAAAAGATGCAAAGAGCACAAACCCTCAGTGGTCATTCTGGTCATTCATTTTGAAGAGgagttttaatttaaaaagaaaagctttTCAGCTTATATTTCAAAATTCAGGCGACCAGAAAATggggcaggtttttttttcagcagagaAAAAGATCAAGCCATCAAATGTACTCATCAGATCACACAAAGCACGACGCTGCTACGGGAGCCATCAGTTCAAAAGCACCTGAATGAAAAAATGTGATTTGCTACACAgatgaacaaaatgaaatacCTTCTGCTGACATGGTCTTCTCTGCCAGCATCCCAGagactgttgccatggcagccgCTCCATTAACTTGACTATCGGAGTAGAGCATCCTGGCCTGGCACAGCTCGCCGTCCCCAACGCTGTCCAGGCCCTGGACCAGCAGTAAGTAGCGCGAGCTCTCACCTTTGACTTCCACTTCAGGGACTGCAGAGAAAGAGACAAGCTTGTTTTGGCAACTATGAGCAACACAACTTTATTGGCAGCGATATGAGCATTAAAGATACAGTACTCACTTGACTGAAGAACCACAGAACTCGGCATTCAGTTCGAAAAAGAATATTTATACTACAAGGATATTAAACTCTGAATCTTGAGcccagaaggcagcaggaaTCTGGGCATCCTGTTTAAATGGTTCTAAATATGAAGGTCAAGTTCCCACAAAAAATGCTCGtaacaaatacatattttcagATAAAAAATTATTTCTCCCTCTTCAAAACCCAAATCCCCAAAAGTGCATTTATGAGgaaagaaacacagttttttctAAATAAGGTCAACAGTGCAGGAGCTCATGCAAACACAGCGGCTTCCAAATCTACCCACCGGGTATAGACTTGGGCTTCTTGGCTAGCGTCTCTCTCCAGCGCTGCGCGCTGAGTTGGCTGGCTGGCGGCTGAGCGACAGGAGTGACGGTGCAGGAGAGACTGAACAGAGCGGCCACCTGAAAATAGACTTGATTAATGCAGAGCTCCAGAAACGTTGCTGCGGTCCAGAAGATAGTGAGTGACAGAGAAATGGAGACCTTTCCACGCAGCGACTTCAGCTGCTCCAGAAGAAGTCTGGACCTTGCAGACCGTTCAAAAACACATCTGGAGGATGAGGTTTAAGGAGAAATACAACCAGGGTATTTTGTCGACAGCATCAAAAGTAATTGTTGAAAAAAGGGCACAGCAAAAGGTCTTAGCCACTGTCTGTTTAACCCAGCAGATAATAAAATCAATATGGCAGATGATCAGGATCTGTCAGTTTGATGAAAAGCTTTCACAGGAAGACGACTCTCCAGGTTGAGCGATTCAAATGTCAAGAGCGTTAATCACACCCAGTTCAGATGTGGCCGAAGAACACTTCAATAACTTTCATATTCCTTGCTAAGCACTTGAGAAGAAACGGATTTACATGAGGTTTGAAAAGTCTGAGAGATTGTAAAAGTTGGGTTGACATTTGCTTGAGGCTACTGTTGACACGCCTCAGGGTGAAGAAGCCAATTAAAGCcttaaaatatgtaaaaggAATCTGCACTTGTGGGACTCCACATCTCTTTTGCAGTTTAATTAACAACACAGCAAGAAACTCGCACTCGTGTTTACTTCCAGAAAGTTATGTGATATAAAGGAAGGGATTCGTTTTAACTCAGTAACGGGCCTGTACACACCACAATCACAGTGCGAGCTCAACAGTTCACAGGCACATCCACtcagagaagaaggatacagcTCGAAGAAAGTGTTGGACAACAGGTAGTGGGGCAGATCTTGAAGACTGATGATGTGGAGCAGGTCCAGGACTGGGGCGTAGTAATGAAAGACCTGTGGAGACATGACAGACACAATTGTTTCCCCAGACCATATACAATCCTGTAAGTTAAGTGAAGGCAGTGGCATGATAAACCGTACTGTAAATGGAACACAACATATTACTGATGGTgagctgaagcttcatgaagcttcatgaagccttaaaGCGGCCCATCCAACCGCTTCATAGCCTGGGTCAAGCATCTTGTGCGCTACAGTGAAATCAAGTGGACGGTAAATATATAACAAGCTGATAAAAGACTCACAGCCGTGGTGCACGGCGGATCATTTGAATTTCACTGACATTAACATGACAAGCAACAAACATCTGCTCTTCTACTAGCTGAGATGAGGCTAATTCAAGGAAGCAGGAGAAGGTCTTGACTTATAAGGGACAGGAATGCACTACTCAAAAGAGACAGAATTTGATGCGAGCCAGAGGTTGGTATACATTTGCATTTCTGACAACAATTAATGTTGGACTGTGTTTTGGTGGTTCTTGACACTGACGTTGAACAAAGCTTTATCCTGATGCGAGCACACAACAAGTCTAACTAGCTGATTTTGGAAGAACAAGCTCCTTGCAGTGTTCCACTGCTCCACTAACAACATGACACTGCAACTCCAGAATCAAATATTAGACTTcagacacaaaaacactgtGTGTCATGAAGACCAGAAGTggataaacaaatgatgaaaaaaacatgtgatATGATGCACAGGGGTTAAATCAGAACCTCGGTCAAATCAAGGGAATATTTGGTGATCTGAGGGCCGGATGCTACACAGTTTTTGCACGTaaacaaaggaggaacaaaAACAGACGTGTCAGAATACAAGGACTGAAACCTGTGTGCGCCTTTGTGTTCACTTGTTGGTTAAGGATCACATTTACATTGAAATGGCCCGCGTCCTCCCCATAAATCGCACTTGTTTGTTCCACGTTGACTTGTCACACAAGCGTCTGTTGAAGAGCTgagaaaaatgttaaataaacaacatcTGGCAGCGATCCCAGCAGATGGTGTCGGTCCAGCGTATTTAATTACTCTGGCTACAGGAGCATTACAAGGTTTACAAAGAGACTCACGGCGATAAGGAAAAGACATGAGGTCATGGACCTAAAAATGATGAATGTAATTTAGTGAAAGCAAGCACGTCTTCTACAGCATCAAAAGGCTTGTCTAAAGACAAGTAGTTAGAgagaaaagaataaaataacagaTAGAAAATGCACACATTCATCAGGAAGTGGCTTGACTTCCTGATTACTGAATGCTGACACAGAAAAACGGCTTTGGTAAACATCTTTGCATCCATCACACTCGTCACAAAGGTGTGTGGATTAGACTTTTGATTCAGATGTCTTAATTAGTTTGGCCTTTAGAGCTTGTCAAGCATCAAGAGACACTGAATTAGCAAAAAAATCCTCAAACTATTGTGTATCGACAGGGGATTTATTGTTTACCAAAGTGGGATGGCATCCAATGAGTTAGTGTGTAGTGTCGACTTAATAATAAGAACATTTACTGTATTTTCCGGACTGCAAGTTCACATAGGTGCGACTTCAATATCATAAAATACATAAAGTCAAATGTTCTTAAAAGTTATTTCACACAGACCAACATGACCAAAGAGAAAACATTACGTTACGTCTGTGATGCGGAGTTGATACGGTCACACTGCGGATCAAAGTCGCGCTCCATGCCAGAAATCACACGTAGTGTGACtagtatgtttaaaaaaatgcagtacTTCCTATAAAAGAGTGCTGTTTCTGCCATTTCAC encodes the following:
- the mtbp gene encoding mdm2-binding protein yields the protein MDRYVLVLLFSPAAGEDSEDADYLQQLKDLYEHLVKFSDQESPRGDSALPACSLTGCPSSQTWHFAVQVFHRGSQFCSSEWEEVRSKRLESDSEEENPTTLESCASALAGQDGVDEPAQTELIEEAAEGLHLLSDKLPPPGKALVDVLMSSSVEEPPAANDLLPLLGALKHMSCWHSAKINIVTPETAGWRKLAAYLGANMVEPGNLCDCINSRDLWRGGLLVREKKFVSELCFEGFSLRSLSLYSLPTLLLNDTAQERQHVPEVFHYYAPVLDLLHIISLQDLPHYLLSNTFFELCVFERSARSRLLLEQLKSLRGKVAALFSLSCTVTPVAQPPASQLSAQRWRETLAKKPKSIPVPEVEVKGESSRYLLLVQGLDSVGDGELCQARMLYSDSQVNGAAAMATVSGMLAEKTMSAEAGTAGDILRSLPRLQGNDLLRREAKVLQLQTMVLKDYIKKKEETSSSTSISVTELKAILRLVRERYFEMVESTQPTAACLTDDQQSMEATSSGLQPSEEQELWPEKSALYNIENQQKRRQKQRFGLFGPGTSDSLLGPKEGQKAPATLLDAKELLKHFTPDGKPAGELKPLSVARGPNPFLLSPDLSPGRVGQMSFEAAAASHYHGIEFCLDKQRALERDQGFVRLQSRLIRYETQTTCSKEPAALPFALSPAPSPAVMLEPRSVPDGETLLNADVARLKLRSRNTDTAGGPSKKRMAKSESSDSPAPQSSSRTIRSLRQQPGRCHSTSSLSSSSTTRRTSSGLAKPSSADKSKSGDQKTSGEPSEDKTTKESRSQKHNRMLQDVVAKTLTLHGIGADHKCFQPCSKRLFDISKFYLRDLKTSRGLHDEMKKAAASNVKQVIDWVLEKSAKKT